The window TTCCGCGACCACCGAGGCGCCACCGGCCGTGACGGTGCTCGGCCTGGGTGAGATCGGCTCCGCACTGGCGAGCGCCTTCCTCGCCGGCGGGCACCCGACGACGGTGTGGAACCGTACGCCGGGAAAGGGTGACGACCTGGTCGCCCGGGGAGCGCGGCGGGCCGCGACCGTCCACGACGCCGTCGCCGCCAACCCCCTCGTGGTGGTCAGCGTCAAGGGCAACACCGCCGCGCGCGAGATCCTGGAATCGGCCGGTGACGCGCTTGCCGGCCGCGCCCTGCTCAACCTGACCGACGGTACGTCGACCGAGGCGAAAGCCGTCGCGGGGTGGGCTGCGGAGCAGGGTGCGGAGTACCTCCACGGGCAGATCATGACGATCGCCCCCGGCATCGGGCACCCGGACAGCGTCGTGTTCTACGGCGGAGCCGACACGCTCCATGACCGCTACCGGTCGACGCTCCGGCTGATCGGTGGCCGCGGCACCCTGGTCGGCGCCGACGCCGGTCTACCCACCCTGTACGGAATGGCCGTGCACGGAACCATGTGGGGAACGCTCAACGGATTCCTGCACGCCGCCGCACTGCTGTCGAGCGAGGGCGTCGAGGTGAAACGGTTCCTGGAACAGGCCGGCGCCTCGGTCTCCGCGCTCCTGTCCCACCTGCCGTCGATCGCCGACGAGATCGACCGCGGCGAGTACGCGACCCCGTACGGCGGGCTCCGGCATCACCTGCCGTCGGTCGACGACCTGGTCCGGGAGAGCCGGGCGCGGGGTGTCGACGACGGGTTGCCCGACTACACCCGGACCCTGGTGGCCTCGGCGATCGACGCGGGCCACGCCGACGACAGCTACTCCCGCCTGGTCGAGCACTTCAGGAAGCGGTGAACAACGCCCGTTGTCGGCCGACGCGGACACGCGTGCTCGGCGACGGGCCGCTGCCCGCCGCCGAGCAC of the Micromonospora sp. NBC_01796 genome contains:
- a CDS encoding NAD(P)-dependent oxidoreductase; its protein translation is MTGNSATTEAPPAVTVLGLGEIGSALASAFLAGGHPTTVWNRTPGKGDDLVARGARRAATVHDAVAANPLVVVSVKGNTAAREILESAGDALAGRALLNLTDGTSTEAKAVAGWAAEQGAEYLHGQIMTIAPGIGHPDSVVFYGGADTLHDRYRSTLRLIGGRGTLVGADAGLPTLYGMAVHGTMWGTLNGFLHAAALLSSEGVEVKRFLEQAGASVSALLSHLPSIADEIDRGEYATPYGGLRHHLPSVDDLVRESRARGVDDGLPDYTRTLVASAIDAGHADDSYSRLVEHFRKR